Proteins found in one Dermacentor silvarum isolate Dsil-2018 chromosome 8, BIME_Dsil_1.4, whole genome shotgun sequence genomic segment:
- the LOC119460693 gene encoding COMM domain-containing protein 2 encodes MLLILEDEHKQHLQFITSVDEPVAKEFCKIANEFLVRGVNPKVYHSAAQKLQVDDDVVQGAVEGLSHLLSQAAKLKLSEQHFRESLLLLSFPESVCEELVKHHVENEKNVRKLLSEKSIPCWSFSHLQWRLEAEVASRCLKSHVTPLVTFKFHLKQGDGSETKEVVLQTDPLNLLHMAESLEEALQSAKSLHMRRIAKHVK; translated from the coding sequence ATGTTGCTCATACTGGAGGACGAGCACAAGCAGCACCTCCAGTTTATCACCAGCGTCGACGAGCCGGTGGCAAAGGAGTTCTGCAAGATCGCCAACGAGTTCCTCGTTCGCGGAGTGAACCCCAAAGTGTACCACTCTGCCGCGCAGAAGCTTCAAGTCGACGACGACGTCGTTCAGGGTGCCGTCGAGGGCCTTTCCCATCTTCTCAGCCAGGCGGCGAAGCTAAAGCTCAGCGAACAACACTTTCGAGAATCACTGTTGCTGCTGAGCTTTCCCGAGTCTGTGTGCGAAGAGCTTGTGAAACATCACGTCGAGAACGAGAAGAACGTGCGCAAGTTGCTGTCCGAGAAGTCCATTCCCTGCTGGAGCTTCTCGCATCTCCAGTGGAGACTGGAGGCCGAGGTCGCCAGTCGCTGTCTCAAGTCGCACGTTACGCCTCTAGTTACCTTCAAGTTTCATCTCAAGCAAGGTGATGGCAGCGAAACCAAAGAAGTGGTGTTGCAGACGGACCCTTTGAACCTGCTGCACATGGCCGAATCGCTGGAGGAAGCGCTACAGAGTGCGAAGTCTCTTCACATGCGAAGAATAGCGAAGCACGTCAAGTGA